One part of the Arabidopsis thaliana chromosome 1 sequence genome encodes these proteins:
- a CDS encoding inactive purple acid phosphatase-like protein (unknown protein; BEST Arabidopsis thaliana protein match is: unknown protein (TAIR:AT3G55760.3); Has 186 Blast hits to 143 proteins in 47 species: Archae - 0; Bacteria - 23; Metazoa - 14; Fungi - 6; Plants - 87; Viruses - 0; Other Eukaryotes - 56 (source: NCBI BLink).): MSEMAASSAISLLDIKLRRFGVGASNHELRLTKWFKGDQAGAPTRRFTCFADMLAPIRRSEKSEERRFDQKMSAHGAGIKTSSSAVPFASPKSRFLSKQEKFYPRCTPRLTGPQSRDTPPKRDTGIANEKDWGIDLLNENVNEAGTNEDGSSWFRESGHDLGDNGYRCRWSRMGGRSHDGSSEWTETWWEKSDWTGYKELGVEKSGKNSEGDSWWETWQEVLHQDEWSNLARIERSAQKQAKSGTENAGWYEKWWEKYDAKGWTEKGAHKYGRLNEQSWWEKWGEHYDGRGSVLKWTDKWAETELGTKWGDKWEEKFFSGIGSRQGETWHVSPNSDRWSRTWGEEHFGNGKVHKYGKSTTGESWDIVVDEETYYEAEPHYGWADVVGDSTQLLSIQPRERPPGVYPNLEFGPSPPPEPDLPPDQPQ; the protein is encoded by the exons ATGAGCGAAATGGCGGCTAGCTCCGCAATCTCTCTTCTCGATATCAAACTCCGACGATTCGGCGTTGGCGCAAGTAACCATGAATTGCGCCTAACTAAGTGGTTCAAAGGTGATCAAGCCGGAGCTCCGACGAGAAGATTCACCTGCTTCGCAGATATGTTGGCACCGATTCGCCGCTCTGAGAAGTCAGAGGAACGGCGTTTTGATCAGAAGATGAGTGCTCACGGTGCCGGAATCAAAACTTCTTCCTCTGCAGTGCCATTTGCTTCTCCTAA atcTCGATTTTTGTCTAAGCAAGAAAAGTTCTATCCTCGTTGTACTCCAAGGCTTACTGGTCCTCAGTCTCGTGATACTCCTCCTAAAAGAG ACACTGGGATAGCTAATGAAAAGGATTGGGGGATTGATTTGTTGAATGAGAATGTGAATGAAGCTGGCACTAATGAAGATGGTAGTAGTTGGTTTAGAGAAAGTGGACATGATTTGGGAGATAATGGTTACAGATGTAGGTGGTCAAGGATGGGTGGTCGATCTCATGATGGTTCTTCTGAATGGACTGAAACG TGGTGGGAGAAAAGTGACTGGACTGGATACAAAGAGTTAG GTGTGGAGAAATCTGGTAAAAATTCTGAGGGTGACTCTTGGTGGGAAACTTGGCAAGAAGTCCTTCATCAAGATGAGTGGAG TAATCTAGCAAGGATTGAAAGGAGTGCACAAAAGCAAGCAAAATCAGGAACTGAAAATGCTGGTTGGTACGAGAAATG GTGGGAGAAGTACGATGCTAAAGGGTGGACAGAGAAAGGAGCACATAAGTATGGTAGACTTAATGAGCAGTCATGGTGGGAGAAGTGGGGGGAGCATTATGATGGAAGAGGATCTGTTCTCAAATG GACAGACAAGTGGGCTGAGACAGAGTTGGGGACCAAATGGGGAGACAAGTGGGAAGAGAAATTTTTCAGTGGGATTGGTTCACGTCAGGGGGAGACATGGCATGTATCACCTAACAGCGACC GTTGGTCAAGAACGTGGGGAGAGGAACACTTTGGAAACGG AAAGGTTCACAAGTACGGAAAGAGTACCACAGGAGAAAGCTGGGACATAGTGGTGGATGAAGAAACATACTATGa GGCTGAGCCACATTATGGGTGGGCAGATGTGGTAGGTGATTCAACACAGTTGCTTTCGATCCAACCACGAGAGAGACCTCCGGGTGTCTACCCAAACCTCGAGTTTGGGCCATCTCCACCTCCTGAGCCTGACCTACCCCCTGACCAACCACAATGA
- a CDS encoding pre-rRNA-processing TSR1-like protein (FUNCTIONS IN: molecular_function unknown; INVOLVED IN: ribosome biogenesis; LOCATED IN: nucleus; EXPRESSED IN: 22 plant structures; EXPRESSED DURING: 13 growth stages; CONTAINS InterPro DOMAIN/s: AARP2CN (InterPro:IPR012948), Protein of unknown function DUF663 (InterPro:IPR007034); BEST Arabidopsis thaliana protein match is: P-loop containing nucleoside triphosphate hydrolases superfamily protein (TAIR:AT1G06720.1); Has 2741 Blast hits to 2088 proteins in 291 species: Archae - 2; Bacteria - 131; Metazoa - 833; Fungi - 650; Plants - 171; Viruses - 49; Other Eukaryotes - 905 (source: NCBI BLink).) has protein sequence MGRSRVQVNKAHKTRFSSKSSRNLHRTNLQDSGRIGKSDSNYVKGAKAARVQRGKMLREQKRAAVLKEKRASGGINSAPRVIVLFPLSASVELNSLGEDVLKLLSSDGSGIASSTVASSEYKLRATVLKAPHGDLLTCMEMAKVADLMAFVASASAPWEENSSNFIDSFGSQCLSVFRSIGLPSTTVLIRDLPSDVKKKNEMKKMCASQLASEFPEDCKFYPADTRDELHKFMWLFKAQRLTVPHWRSQRSYIVARKAGMLVDDESSGKCTLLLSGYLRARKLSVNQLVHVSGVGDFQFSKIEVLKDPFPLNERKNQNSMELDDSHDEEVLKSLVPDPMKQEPLVIENTPDPLAGEQTWPTEEEMAEADKNQKQGRLKKKTLPRGTSEYQAAWIVDETDEEDSDNGDSDDNGMVLDRGEDSNQEGMYDQEFEDDGKSLNLRDIDTETQNESEMVDDEDLTEEQIKDEIKKIKEAYADDEEFPDEVETPIDVPARRRFAKYRGLKSFRTSSWDPNESLPQDYARIFAFDNVARTQKLVLKQALKMEEEDRDDCVPIGSYVRLHIKEVPLGAASKLSSLVNTTKPIIGFGLLQHESKMSVLHFSVKKYDGYEAPIKTKEELMFHVGFRQFIARPVFATDNFSSDKHKMERFLHPGCFSLASIYGPISFPPLPLVVLKISEGSDPPAIAALGSLKSVEPNKIILKKIILTGYPQRVSKMKASVRYMFHNPEDVKWFKPVEVWSKCGRRGRVKEPVGTHGAMKCIFNGVVQQHDVVCMNLYKRAYPKWPERLYPQLL, from the exons ATGGGACGCTCTCGAGTTCAAGTTAACAAAGCTCACAAGACTCGTTTCTCCTCTAAATCTTCTCGTAATCTCCATAGAACCAACCTTCAAG ATAGTGGCCGGATTGGGAAATCGGATAGTAACTATGTTAAAGGAGCTAAAGCTGCTCGTGTTCAACGTGGTAAGATGCTTAGAGAGCAGAAGAGAGCAGCAGttttgaaggagaagagagcaTCAGGAGGAATTAACAGTGCTCCTCGTGTTATC gttttgtttcctctctcTGCTTCTGTGGAATTGAATTCACTTGGTGAAgatgttttgaagttgttatcTTCTGATGGTTCTGGAATTGCTTCTTCGACAGTTGCATCTTCTGAGTATAAGCTACGAGCAACT GTGTTAAAGGCGCCTCATGGGGATCTTCTGACATGTATGGAAATGGCCAAG GTTGCTGATTTGATGGCTTTTGTTGCATCTGCAAGTGCTCCGTGGGAAGAGAATAGCTCTAACTTCATAGATTCTTTCGGAAGTCAGTGTCTTTCTGTGTTTAGATCAATTGGTCTACCAAGCACTACTGTGTTGATCCGT GATTTGCCCAGtgatgtgaaaaagaaaaatgagatgAAAAAGATGTGTGCCTCTCAACTTGCTTCTGAATTTCCTGAGGATTGTAAGTTTTATCCAGCAGATACCAGAGATGAGTTGCATAAG TTTATGTGGTTATTCAAGGCGCAAAGGCTTACTGTGCCTCACTGGCGAAGTCAACGATCATACATTGTGGCTCGCAAG GCTGGGATGCTGGTGGATGATGAAAGCTCAGGAAAGTGCACTCTACTTCTCTCTGGTTACTTGCGTGCTCGCAAACTGTCTGTAAATCAACTG GTCCATGTTTCTGGCGTTGGGGATTTTCAATTCTCCAAAATTGAAGTGCTGAAGGATCCATTTCCTTTGAATGAAAGGAAAAATCAGAATTCCATGGAATTAGATGATTCACATGATGAAGag GTATTGAAGTCTCTGGTTCCTGATCCCATGAAACAAGAGCCTTTAGTAATTGAAAACACTCCAGATCCTTTAGCAGGGGAACAG ACATGGCcaacagaggaagaaatggCTGAGGCTGACAAAAATCAGAAGCAGGGCAggctaaagaagaagactttgCCGCGAGGGACTTCAGAATATCAG GCTGCTTGGATTGTGGATGAAACAGATGAAGAGGATTCCGATAATGGTGATTCTGATGATAATGGTATGGTATTGGATAGAGGAGAGGATTCCAATCAAGAAGGAATGTATGACCAAGAATTTGAGGATGACGGAAAATCATTGAACCTGCGGGATATTGATACTGAAACTCAGAATGAATCCGAAATGGTG GACGATGAAGACTTGACAGAAGAACAAATTAAggatgaaatcaagaaaatcaaagaggCATATGCTGATGACGAAG AATTTCCAGATGAAGTAGAGACTCCCATTGATGTTCCTGCAAGAAGACGTTTTGCAAAGTACAGGGGTCTTAAATCCTTCAGAACCTCCTCGTGGGATCCAAAT GAGTCTTTACCTCAGGACTATGCTAgaatttttgcttttgataaTGTCGCAAGGACTCAAAAGCTTGTGCTCAAGCAAGCCctgaagatggaagaagaagacagagatgATTGTGTACCAATTGGGTCATATGTACGGCTGCATATTAAAGAAGTGCCTCTTGGTGCTGCCTCTAAACTATCTTCTCTTGTGAACACAACGAAACCAATTATAGGATTTGGGCTTCTGCAGCATGAATCCAAGATGTCGGTTCTGCATTTTAG CGTAAAGAAGTATGATGGTTACGAAGCTcctattaaaacaaaagaagagctAATGTTCCATGTTGGTTTCCGTCAATTCATTGCAAG GCCGGTATTTGCGACCGACAATTTCAGCTCAGACAAGCACAAGATGGAGAGATTCCTGCATCCAGGGTGTTTCTCGTTGGCTTCAATATACGGCCCCATATCTTTCCCACCCCTTCCTTTGGTAGTTCTGAAGATTTCTGAAGGGTCGGATCCTCCTGCCATTGCTGCCCTTGGTTCCTTGAAAAGCGTAGAACCCAACAAAATAATCttaaagaagataatattAACTGG GTACCCTCAGAGAGTATCGAAAATGAAAGCTTCAGTCAGATATATGTTCCACAACCCCGAAGACGTGAAATGGTTCAag CCTGTTGAAGTATGGTCAAAATGCGGGCGTCGTGGTCGCGTGAAGGAACCAGTAGGCACACATG GGGCAATGAAATGCATATTCAATGGAGTGGTTCAACAACATGACGTAGTGTGCATGAACTTGTACAAGCGCGCTTATCCCAAGTGGCCTGAACGTCTGTACCCACAGCTTCTCTGA
- a CDS encoding inactive purple acid phosphatase-like protein (unknown protein; FUNCTIONS IN: molecular_function unknown; INVOLVED IN: biological_process unknown; LOCATED IN: cellular_component unknown; BEST Arabidopsis thaliana protein match is: unknown protein (TAIR:AT3G55760.3).) has product MSEMAASSAISLLDIKLRRFGVGASNHELRLTKWFKGDQAGAPTRRFTCFADMLAPIRRSEKSEERRFDQKMSAHGAGIKTSSSAVPFASPKLTGPQSRDTPPKRDTGIANEKDWGIDLLNENVNEAGTNEDGSSWFRESGHDLGDNGYRCRWSRMGGRSHDGSSEWTETWWEKSDWTGYKELGVEKSGKNSEGDSWWETWQEVLHQDEWSNLARIERSAQKQAKSGTENAGWYEKWWEKYDAKGWTEKGAHKYGRLNEQSWWEKWGEHYDGRGSVLKWTDKWAETELGTKWGDKWEEKFFSGIGSRQGETWHVSPNSDRWSRTWGEEHFGNGKVHKYGKSTTGESWDIVVDEETYYEAEPHYGWADVVGDSTQLLSIQPRERPPGVYPNLEFGPSPPPEPDLPPDQPQ; this is encoded by the exons ATGAGCGAAATGGCGGCTAGCTCCGCAATCTCTCTTCTCGATATCAAACTCCGACGATTCGGCGTTGGCGCAAGTAACCATGAATTGCGCCTAACTAAGTGGTTCAAAGGTGATCAAGCCGGAGCTCCGACGAGAAGATTCACCTGCTTCGCAGATATGTTGGCACCGATTCGCCGCTCTGAGAAGTCAGAGGAACGGCGTTTTGATCAGAAGATGAGTGCTCACGGTGCCGGAATCAAAACTTCTTCCTCTGCAGTGCCATTTGCTTCTCCTAA GCTTACTGGTCCTCAGTCTCGTGATACTCCTCCTAAAAGAG ACACTGGGATAGCTAATGAAAAGGATTGGGGGATTGATTTGTTGAATGAGAATGTGAATGAAGCTGGCACTAATGAAGATGGTAGTAGTTGGTTTAGAGAAAGTGGACATGATTTGGGAGATAATGGTTACAGATGTAGGTGGTCAAGGATGGGTGGTCGATCTCATGATGGTTCTTCTGAATGGACTGAAACG TGGTGGGAGAAAAGTGACTGGACTGGATACAAAGAGTTAG GTGTGGAGAAATCTGGTAAAAATTCTGAGGGTGACTCTTGGTGGGAAACTTGGCAAGAAGTCCTTCATCAAGATGAGTGGAG TAATCTAGCAAGGATTGAAAGGAGTGCACAAAAGCAAGCAAAATCAGGAACTGAAAATGCTGGTTGGTACGAGAAATG GTGGGAGAAGTACGATGCTAAAGGGTGGACAGAGAAAGGAGCACATAAGTATGGTAGACTTAATGAGCAGTCATGGTGGGAGAAGTGGGGGGAGCATTATGATGGAAGAGGATCTGTTCTCAAATG GACAGACAAGTGGGCTGAGACAGAGTTGGGGACCAAATGGGGAGACAAGTGGGAAGAGAAATTTTTCAGTGGGATTGGTTCACGTCAGGGGGAGACATGGCATGTATCACCTAACAGCGACC GTTGGTCAAGAACGTGGGGAGAGGAACACTTTGGAAACGG AAAGGTTCACAAGTACGGAAAGAGTACCACAGGAGAAAGCTGGGACATAGTGGTGGATGAAGAAACATACTATGa GGCTGAGCCACATTATGGGTGGGCAGATGTGGTAGGTGATTCAACACAGTTGCTTTCGATCCAACCACGAGAGAGACCTCCGGGTGTCTACCCAAACCTCGAGTTTGGGCCATCTCCACCTCCTGAGCCTGACCTACCCCCTGACCAACCACAATGA